One stretch of SAR202 cluster bacterium DNA includes these proteins:
- a CDS encoding alpha/beta hydrolase, with product MQDNPKSIFVDINENLTYCAYEWEGDGPPILFCHATGFHGRIWDNVIRKLNNKHVISLDLRGHGYSTKSPPPYPWESFAPDIISLIEKMNLKNVIGVGHSMGGYIITRVAGLIPDRFGGLVLCDPSLFNRQRYEETSKRPKMPGTHPSAKRRNSWDSPQQMVDRLRTHFNFANWEEEALQDYCTHGLVKDEGEETYHLTCPPPIEASMYGAYISPSVLDNIAKIECPVKILRSRKQGTTPNPTGEPFRDSVTWPEIWKEFPNAEDFQYNHCSHFLPQEDSQIVADQINSLSDSIIEQI from the coding sequence ATGCAAGATAACCCAAAATCTATTTTTGTCGATATAAATGAAAACCTTACCTATTGCGCATATGAGTGGGAAGGCGATGGCCCTCCTATCTTATTCTGTCATGCAACAGGATTCCACGGCAGAATTTGGGATAATGTTATTAGAAAACTAAATAACAAACACGTTATATCTTTAGATCTTAGAGGGCATGGCTATAGTACAAAATCCCCACCCCCCTACCCTTGGGAATCTTTTGCACCTGATATTATTTCATTAATCGAAAAAATGAACCTAAAAAATGTTATTGGGGTTGGACACTCAATGGGTGGGTATATTATCACAAGGGTAGCAGGATTAATCCCAGATCGTTTTGGCGGATTAGTTTTGTGCGACCCAAGCTTATTTAATCGACAAAGATATGAAGAAACCTCGAAAAGACCCAAAATGCCTGGAACTCATCCTTCGGCAAAAAGAAGAAATAGCTGGGATTCACCTCAACAAATGGTTGACCGTTTAAGAACACATTTTAATTTTGCAAATTGGGAAGAAGAAGCATTACAAGATTATTGTACCCATGGACTTGTAAAAGATGAAGGAGAAGAAACCTATCATCTAACTTGTCCTCCTCCAATAGAAGCTAGCATGTATGGTGCTTATATTAGTCCTTCGGTATTGGATAATATTGCAAAGATTGAATGCCCAGTAAAAATATTACGTTCTAGAAAACAAGGGACTACACCTAATCCTACAGGAGAACCTTTTCGTGACTCTGTGACATGGCCAGAAATTTGGAAGGAATTTCCAAATGCAGAGGATTTTCAATATAACCATTGCAGTCATTTTCTTCCTCAAGAAGACTCACAAATAGTAGCAGATCAAATTAATTCACTTTCAGACTCAATTATTGAACAAATTTAA
- a CDS encoding LLM class flavin-dependent oxidoreductase encodes MGLQFGVFDHIEPVEDASLQDVYESRLEQIQKLDKAGFYCYHLAEHHTPAVHSLAPSQNVFLSAASQLTSNIKLAPCVYVLPLHHPLRLIEEISMLDTLSKGRMEIGVGRGGVMEAFFWGQEADSESNYQRYLETLEIMRRGLSNEYLNFQGDFYEFEELPMRMHSLQKPYPPLWYMRNAETAAMEGMNTMVVGSLDSIHKEAEKYKEKWEEYQGKGTKTLQGEDPKIGLVVHMTLAETDEEAIKIAQPAWEQYRWNLEAPRRMEAEKRNLDQFKSSNPNQFGFVGERPKNAPDRELRKDISAELEKFDDGKKVQNPGRLGGVAMAGSPASMMEYMDEYIQSGANYFVCSFQWGSISNKEAEQSIELFINEVMPKYA; translated from the coding sequence ATGGGATTGCAATTCGGTGTTTTTGATCATATAGAACCAGTTGAAGATGCTTCTTTACAAGATGTATATGAATCAAGACTAGAACAAATACAAAAATTGGATAAAGCTGGTTTTTATTGTTATCACTTGGCTGAACATCATACTCCTGCAGTTCATAGTTTAGCTCCATCACAAAATGTTTTTTTATCTGCAGCATCTCAACTGACTAGCAATATTAAGCTTGCACCATGTGTGTATGTACTACCTCTTCATCATCCACTAAGACTCATTGAAGAAATTAGTATGTTAGATACGCTTTCAAAAGGAAGAATGGAAATAGGCGTTGGTCGTGGTGGAGTTATGGAAGCATTTTTCTGGGGGCAGGAAGCTGATTCTGAAAGTAATTATCAAAGATATCTTGAAACTTTAGAAATTATGAGACGCGGTTTATCGAACGAATATCTTAATTTTCAGGGTGATTTTTATGAGTTTGAAGAGTTACCTATGCGAATGCATTCATTACAAAAACCTTATCCTCCATTATGGTACATGAGAAATGCTGAAACTGCAGCGATGGAAGGAATGAATACTATGGTTGTAGGCTCCTTAGACAGTATTCATAAAGAAGCTGAAAAGTATAAAGAGAAATGGGAAGAATATCAAGGTAAAGGAACTAAAACTTTACAAGGAGAAGATCCCAAAATAGGATTGGTTGTTCATATGACTTTAGCGGAAACTGATGAAGAGGCAATAAAAATAGCACAACCTGCATGGGAACAATATCGTTGGAATTTAGAAGCACCAAGAAGAATGGAAGCAGAAAAACGCAATCTCGATCAGTTTAAATCAAGTAATCCTAATCAATTTGGTTTCGTAGGAGAAAGGCCGAAAAATGCACCTGATCGCGAACTGAGGAAGGATATTTCCGCAGAACTTGAAAAATTTGATGACGGAAAAAAAGTTCAAAATCCTGGACGGTTAGGCGGAGTTGCGATGGCTGGTTCCCCTGCATCAATGATGGAATATATGGACGAATATATACAAAGCGGCGCGAACTATTTTGTGTGCTCATTTCAATGGGGGTCTATTTCTAATAAAGAAGCAGAACAAAGTATCGAATTATTCATTAATGAAGTAATGCCTAAATATGCTTAA